In the genome of Fulvivirga maritima, one region contains:
- a CDS encoding chorismate--pyruvate lyase family protein, with product MKTTKIQNWVDVSELSNSDVPDNVYDWLTPAAYKLSDGIRRTYETFELVRISEGIGRLTEYEKQYLRGEYAYIRQIFLLGDEHPQVYARTVVPLKMYTAYKSLFDELGDKPIGENLLYNNPGITRSPFAISMFNMAHLPFMAYSPEGRFARRQEYILSLPIWNRQSVFKLLDLPFALITESFLPTIKKLKN from the coding sequence ATGAAAACAACAAAGATTCAAAACTGGGTGGATGTCAGCGAGCTGTCTAATAGTGATGTTCCTGATAATGTTTATGATTGGCTTACACCAGCTGCTTACAAGCTGAGTGATGGTATTAGGCGTACTTATGAAACCTTTGAATTAGTGAGGATAAGTGAAGGGATTGGGCGCCTTACCGAATATGAAAAACAGTATTTAAGAGGAGAATATGCTTATATAAGGCAAATTTTTCTTCTGGGCGACGAGCATCCGCAAGTGTATGCGCGTACAGTAGTGCCGTTGAAAATGTATACGGCATATAAATCATTATTTGATGAGCTGGGAGATAAGCCTATCGGGGAGAATCTTTTGTATAACAACCCTGGTATTACAAGGTCTCCTTTCGCTATTAGTATGTTTAATATGGCTCACCTTCCCTTTATGGCATATAGCCCAGAAGGGCGTTTTGCGCGTAGGCAGGAGTATATCTTGTCTTTGCCAATATGGAATAGACAGTCGGTTTTCAAGTTATTAGACTTGCCATTTGCGTTGATTACTGAGTCATTTTTACCAACAATAAAAAAACTTAAAAACTAA